Proteins encoded in a region of the Roseateles sp. SL47 genome:
- the tnpA gene encoding IS66-like element accessory protein TnpA, with protein MSVDLEALKRRLMLPHKPGGRCVYDKAAKAEFVQVCLQPGVSVARLAREFGVNANQVARWIRDHGQLRKRAPVERSAAPASPFVAVPVVPVAAERFVHDLDDRCDVSLQATPPNGVAVELRGVGQRQLADVLQMLGRLTCSVSTSI; from the coding sequence ATGTCTGTAGATCTTGAGGCGCTGAAGCGGCGTCTGATGCTGCCTCACAAGCCCGGAGGGCGCTGCGTGTACGACAAGGCGGCCAAGGCGGAGTTTGTCCAGGTGTGCCTGCAGCCGGGCGTGTCGGTGGCCCGTCTGGCACGCGAGTTCGGCGTCAATGCCAACCAGGTCGCACGGTGGATTCGTGATCACGGTCAGCTGCGCAAGCGCGCACCTGTCGAACGCTCCGCGGCGCCGGCCTCGCCCTTCGTCGCGGTGCCGGTGGTCCCAGTCGCTGCCGAGCGCTTCGTGCATGACCTTGACGACCGTTGCGATGTGAGTTTGCAGGCGACACCGCCTAACGGCGTGGCGGTCGAACTTCGAGGCGTCGGACAGCGCCAACTCGCCGATGTGCTGCAGATGCTGGGGAGGTTGACGTGTTCCGTCTCGACGAGCATCTGA